A genomic region of Phosphitispora fastidiosa contains the following coding sequences:
- a CDS encoding right-handed parallel beta-helix repeat-containing protein — protein MAYQPFQMPYRITGDEDLSTLARKINAIMEGLTFYVNQLQVYENGIGVPTNELVEVNKDSWSAVATNFDTRNDRISTVPADPVIAADGSAIDHTINTNGSADISVEWSFDGLGDAYNVDGFVVWVRSGDTSGAYAFGTNPAEETDHYVGAEKRAIIFQGKPANKYYTFGVQAYRMVDQDINADGILKSAIIQPSIAEENSYLPSASVAFAGDVTGTVAGVPGDQISKVGATFIVGDTDTSTNIKRADYVVPTGSTSAQDTINQAINALGAVGGKIELLDGTFMVSGSIVLPSNVTLQGQGNSTVIKAIYTQSVPIAITNSDTVNGNINICVKDILVDGNKNIAQLKGGATGIYFAKAVNCNITDCQVKNFRTYGVYLNESTNNIVSQNTIRDIGITTGTAHGIRLYVNSEGNIINGNVLESVGGIDSATISISADNNTVMGNSCRGAIFGIYVLSHHNTINGNTCFESTKGIYLSGGTNNDVVGNTCRLNREQGIYVAYGSSDNSITSNTCSENSQKTNNTYDNICVYSGSSRNNMQLNLCRKGSLANQPRYGISIANIDCEDNVVTNNDLLTSGVTGSLSDSGTGTITVAGNRV, from the coding sequence AGAACGGTATCGGAGTGCCGACAAATGAACTGGTTGAGGTAAACAAGGACTCCTGGTCTGCGGTAGCAACGAATTTTGATACCAGGAATGACCGGATAAGCACTGTTCCGGCAGACCCGGTTATTGCTGCTGATGGCTCGGCAATTGACCATACCATTAACACTAATGGTTCGGCAGATATAAGTGTTGAATGGAGCTTTGATGGTTTGGGAGACGCTTACAATGTTGACGGGTTTGTTGTGTGGGTGCGGTCCGGGGATACCTCAGGTGCTTATGCTTTTGGCACTAATCCCGCAGAGGAAACAGATCACTATGTAGGTGCAGAAAAAAGGGCTATCATTTTCCAGGGGAAACCCGCAAACAAATATTATACCTTTGGGGTGCAGGCCTACCGGATGGTCGATCAGGATATAAATGCTGATGGGATATTGAAGTCGGCTATTATACAGCCATCTATCGCAGAAGAAAACTCTTACCTGCCTTCTGCCAGCGTGGCCTTTGCAGGTGATGTTACCGGAACGGTTGCCGGTGTTCCAGGGGATCAAATTTCCAAGGTTGGGGCAACGTTTATCGTAGGTGATACGGATACATCGACAAATATAAAACGCGCTGATTATGTTGTGCCTACAGGGTCTACTAGTGCCCAGGATACGATAAACCAAGCAATAAATGCTTTGGGTGCTGTTGGCGGGAAAATTGAATTGCTAGATGGTACTTTTATGGTAAGCGGAAGTATAGTTTTGCCTTCAAACGTAACATTACAAGGGCAGGGCAACTCAACTGTAATCAAGGCAATATATACCCAAAGTGTGCCCATCGCAATTACAAACTCAGATACGGTAAATGGGAATATTAATATATGCGTAAAGGACATTTTAGTTGATGGCAACAAAAATATTGCCCAATTAAAAGGCGGGGCAACTGGAATATATTTTGCAAAGGCGGTAAATTGTAACATAACAGATTGTCAGGTGAAAAACTTTCGGACTTACGGTGTTTATTTAAACGAGTCCACTAACAATATTGTTTCTCAAAACACGATAAGAGACATTGGTATCACGACCGGAACCGCACATGGAATTCGTTTATATGTTAATTCTGAAGGGAACATTATTAATGGGAACGTATTAGAATCTGTCGGAGGTATTGACAGTGCAACAATTAGTATATCTGCAGACAATAATACAGTCATGGGAAATTCGTGCCGAGGAGCAATTTTTGGGATATATGTTCTTTCTCATCACAATACAATAAATGGCAACACCTGTTTTGAGAGTACTAAAGGAATTTACCTGAGTGGTGGCACCAACAATGATGTTGTCGGTAATACGTGCAGGTTAAACAGAGAACAAGGTATTTATGTAGCATACGGTTCTTCTGATAACAGTATAACAAGTAATACATGCTCAGAAAACAGCCAGAAGACCAATAATACCTATGATAATATTTGCGTTTACTCAGGGTCCAGTAGAAACAACATGCAATTGAATCTCTGCAGAAAAGGCTCTCTTGCCAATCAACCGCGATACGGGATTAGTATTGCCAATATAGATTGCGAAGATAATGTTGTGACAAATAACGACCTTTTAACAAGCGGGGTAACTGGCAGCCTTTCAGATTCGGGTACTGGCACCATAACTGTGGCTGGAAACAGAGTGTAA